From a region of the Triticum aestivum cultivar Chinese Spring chromosome 7D, IWGSC CS RefSeq v2.1, whole genome shotgun sequence genome:
- the LOC123167912 gene encoding peroxidase 2 → MATKLAALIVLVAFLAGPPACEGDIICFNGWLKLPIQDPRLCPQGSMSRMNGRTRALVPVPRPSGLGLGLGYYNNRSSRSYCPRAEGIVRDAVSKAVAAQPGIGAGLIRLFFHDCFVRGCDASVLLTTTNSNNSDTEREGNPNKNSLRGLEVIDAAKAKIEAACPGRVSCADIVAFAARDASSILSNRRINIRMPGGRYDGRESFSNETDQLPGPFSGATVLLSNFKAKGLTSDEMVTLSGAHTIGRARCAFFSSRFSEMDPTFAAKLKAQCNDDDTNVDQEHVTPEVLDKRYYQDVIDGKALFTSDAVLNSAETIKQVTENAKKAGAWERKFERAMENLGKIGVKTKADKDAEIRKVCWKVNN, encoded by the exons ATGGCGACTAAGCTCGCGGCGCTCATCGTCTTGGTGGCGTTCCTGGCCGGGCCCCCGGCGTGCGAGGGCGACATCATTTGCTTCAACGGCTGGCTGAAGCTACCCATCCAGGACCCGCGGCTCTGTCCTCAGGGCTCCATGTCCAGGATGAACGGCCGTACGCGAGCGCTGGTGCCAGTGCCTCGTCCCTCGGGGTTAGGGCTCGGCCTCGGCTACTACAACAACAGGAGCTCCAGGTCCTACTGCCCGAGAGCGGAAGGGATCGTGAGGGATGCCGTAAGCAAGGCCGTCGCCGCGCAACCTGGCATCGGTGCGGGCCTCATCCGTCTcttcttccacgactgcttcgttCGG GGCTGCGATGCTTCCGTCCTCCTCACGACGACCAACTCCAACAACAGCGACACCGAAAGAGAAGGCAACCCGAACAAGAACAGCCTGCGAGGGTTAGAGGTGATCGACGCGGCCAAGGCGAAGATCGAGGCCGCCTGCCCTGGGAGAGTCTCGTGCGCCGACATCGTCGCCTTCGCCGCCCGCGACGCGTCCTCCATCCTCAGTAACCGTAGGATCAACATCCGGATGCCGGGCGGCCGCTACGACGGCCGCGAGTCCTTCTCCAATGAGACCGACCAGCTGCCCGGGCCCTTCTCCGGCGCTACGGTGCTCTTGAGTAATTTCAAGGCCAAGGGGCTCACCTCCGACGAAATGGTCACCCTCTCCGGCGCGCACACCATCGGCCGCGCCCGTTGCGCGTTCTTTTCCAGCCGCTTCTCTGAAATGGACCCGACATTTGCCGCCAAGCTCAAGGCCCAGTGCAACGACGACGACACCAACGTGGACCAAGAACATGTGACCCCCGAAGTCCTCGACAAGCGCTACTACCAGGATGTGATCGACGGAAAAGCGTTGTTCACCTCGGACGCCGTGCTCAACTCGGCCGAAACAATAAAGCAGGTGACAGAAAATGCGAAAAAGGCAGGGGCGTGGGAGAGGAAGTTTGAGAGAGCCATGGAGAATTTGGGAAAAATCGGGGTCAAGACCAAAGCCGACAAAGATGCAGAGATCAGGAAGGTATGCTGGAAGGTCAACAACTAA